One stretch of Macrotis lagotis isolate mMagLag1 chromosome 7, bilby.v1.9.chrom.fasta, whole genome shotgun sequence DNA includes these proteins:
- the PRRT4 gene encoding proline-rich transmembrane protein 4, which produces MARQGWVGLGLICWVLLGAPVAPQPGSPVPGAFLTTLAPRPQSEASMLSLNLGLNFKFHVRGPGAAWGALATETQPRLQILDQGPDDGVSGLRTDTLPGLLMNSPEWGSAEGSAVSSTSTLPLQSTSPKSGPKDGLPLLGTLSLDTTFQATAPPPSTPWPHKGELELKFDVALRAGAAPTLGHKMLPLLPSLRASLAEIAGRLGPFGFFGTTLSSQLELLEDNLTNSTVDPDPSPSSESVESEPPDITPIPNDPSPTSLGTSSAQPECGSEACGTMDLPELEDHPPAAPLLPIFLNLEADWASARARWGLAWEAHVYGVGALFGLVALLALLSLALLPWRCPPGASCLALLNLLLLSAGAARAFPLFYDAYGHRERLPALVRLLLHDLSLPCLSACLGLACLLLARPHPPRCPAGLATLLLLVLGLSTGATLAGAVSRPLLPLLLASRGLAALLAFLFSGLLLALSCRRSRRRPGVPLGGAGLKGSTPTPLTRGPFALPQSWQRAARTAPVAGAFGLLSGGLQGYMVLYTLGYGGQLGLAGPWPWWAFQLGVRLGEVGVALPLALLGLYPALCSPRLSQRCWAKLFRLSPGHGAPLLPSGWEPGPPNKLPPGNIEQGEAELLPLCALTGPGPDLLLPGSGHLGIEGVAANTAPSAASSPGTGSDCTVDFCPPSPIDLHRSIAEALCSEVLITPSFFQGPVFRETLPGPSLSGTTSSQESSGTNGVSREKSGSPAPVLPSPGAWLVGSSASSGSLYGLSRDSSSMLLCSSPEKPPCSSLAGPSGRRSSPPTPGCYRALPSCHSPERSELAREEALLQEQFLDACRQIDELSVSSETIDL; this is translated from the exons ATGGCCAGGCAAGGCTGGGTTGGGCTGGGGCTGATTTGCTGGGTCCTCCTGGGTGCTCCTGTGGCCCCCCAACCTGGCTCCCCGGTTCCTGGTGCTTTTCTTACCACCTTGGCCCCACGCCCTCAGAGTGAGGCCTCCATGCTTTCTCTCAACCTGGGCCTCAACTTTAAGTTTCACGTTCGGGGACCTGGAGCTGCCTGGGGAGCACTTGCCACAGAGACCCAGCCTCGACTCCAAATTCTGGACCAGGGGCCTGATGATGGGGTGAGTGGGCTGAGAACTGACACTCTCCCTGGACTGTTGATGAATTCCCCAGAGTGGGGATCTGCGGAGGGCAGTGCTGTCTCCAGTACCTCCACCCTGCCTTTGCAGTCCACCTCTCCCAAATCTGGACCCAAAGATGGGCTTCCTCTCCTGGGCACGCTATCCTTGGACACTACCTTCCAAGCCACAGCCCCTCCACCCAGCACCCCATGGCCCCACAAAGGTGAATTGGAGCTGAAGTTTGATGTAGCACTGAGAGCAGGGGCAGCACCCACCCTTGGGCACAAGATGCTACCCTTACTACCCAGCCTTCGAGCCAGCCTGGCTGAGATAGCAGGCCGCCTGGGTCCCTTTG GGTTCTTTGGCACTACCCTCTCCTCTCAGCTAGAGCTTTTGGAGGATAATCTCACAAATAGCACTGTGGACCCAGATCCCTCCCCAAGTAGTGAGTCAGTGGAGAGTGAGCCTCCAG ATATCACTCCCATCCCAAATGACCCTTCTCCAACCAGCCTGGGGACCTCCTCAGCACAGCCAGAGTGTGGGTCAGAAGCCTGTGGCACCATGGACCTGCCTGAACTTGAGGATCACCCTCCAGCGGCTCCACTACTCCCAATTTTTCTGAACCTAGAGGCTGACTGGGCCTCTGCCCGAGCCCGATGGGGGCTGGCATGGGAGGCCCATGTGTATGGGGTGGGTGCGCTCTTCGGACTGGTGGCCTTACTGGCCCTGCTGAGTCTGGCACTCTTGCCTTGGCGTTGCCCACCAGGAGCCTCTTGTTTAGCTCTACTCAATCTACTTCTGCTCTCAGCTGGTGCTGCCCGGGCCTTCCCCCTCTTCTATGATGCCTATGGGCACAGAGAGAGGCTGCCCGCACTGGTCCGTCTGCTCCTGCACGACTTGTCTCTGCCCTGCCTCTCGGCCTGTCTGGGACTGGCCTGCCTGCTACTGGCCCGTCCCCATCCTCCCCGCTGTCCCGCAGGCCTGGCCACTCTGCTTCTCCTGGTGCTGGGCCTCTCCACGGGGGCCACTCTCGCTGGAGCTGTTTCAAGACCACTTCTTCCCCTTCTGCTGGCCTCCCGGGGCCTTGCTGCTCTCCTGGCATTCCTTTTCTCAGGACTCTTGCTAGCTCTGTCCTGCCGGAGGAGCCGACGGAGACCAGGGGTCCCTCTGGGAGGTGCTGGTCTCAAGGGCTCTACCCCAACCCCATTGACTCGGGGCCCCTTTGCCTTACCCCAATCATGGCAACGGGCAGCCCGTACGGCTCCTGTGGCAGGGGCCTTTGGCCTGCTAAGTGGGGGACTCCAGGGCTACATGGTGTTGTACACTCTGGGCTATGGAGGCCAGCTGGGTCTGGCAGGACCCTGGCCCTGGTGGGCCTTCCAGCTGGGTGTGCGACTGGGTGAGGTTGGTGTGGCACTACCATTAGCCCTGTTGGGGCTCTACCCAGCTCTCTGCAGCCCCCGTCTTTCCCAGAGATGCTGGGCCAAGCTGTTCCGATTATCCCCAGGTCATGGGGCCCCACTGCTGCCATCAGGCTGGGAACCAGGGCCCCCCAACAAGTTGCCCCCCGGAAATATTGAACAGGGAGAGGCTGAGCTGTTGCCTTTGTGTGCCCTCACAGGGCCGGGTCCTGACCTGCTGCTCCCAGGAAGTGGCCACCTGGGCATTGAGGGGGTGGCTGCCAACACAGCCCCCTCAGCAGCTTCTTCCCCAGGCACCGGCAGTGATTGCACAGTGGACTTCTGCCCTCCTTCCCCCATCGACCTGCATCGGAGCATTGCAGAAGCGCTCTGCAGTGAGGTCCTAATCACTCCAAGCTTCTTCCAGGGTCCTGTCTTTAGGGAGACCCTGCCAGGGCCCAGCCTCTCTGGAACTACCTCCAGTCAGGAGAGTTCTGGGACAAATGGGGTCAGCAGGGAAAAATCGGGCTCCCCAGCTCCTGTGCTTCCCTCCCCTGGGGCCTGGCTGGTGGGGAGCAGTGCCTCCTCCGGCTCTCTATATGGACTCTCCAGGGACAGCTCCTCCATGCTGCTCTGCTCCAGCCCAGAAAAGCCCCCCTGCTCTTCTTTGGCAGGACCTTCAGGGAGGAGATCCAGTCCCCCTACCCCTGGTTGCTACAGGGCCTTGCCTTCCTGCCATTCTCCAGAAAGATCAGAGCTGGCCAGGGAAGAAGCCCTGCTCCAGGAGCAGTTCCTGGACGCTTGCCGACAGATTGACGAGCTTAGCGTCAGCAGTGAAACTATAGACCTGTGA